In one window of Cellulophaga sp. HaHa_2_95 DNA:
- the arfB gene encoding alternative ribosome rescue aminoacyl-tRNA hydrolase ArfB, which produces MLHKEQIIQELHFKAVRSSGAGGQHVNKVATKIELFFDVANSNSINTLDKERIYLKLRNKINKEKVLQLQCDESRSQHKNKALVIKRFLVIIENALKEPKKRKRTKPSRSSIEKRLHSKKKAAEKKANRNKINW; this is translated from the coding sequence AACAGATTATCCAAGAATTACATTTTAAAGCAGTTAGAAGTAGCGGTGCTGGTGGTCAGCATGTAAACAAAGTTGCTACTAAAATTGAGTTGTTCTTTGATGTGGCCAACTCCAACAGTATAAATACCCTTGATAAAGAACGAATTTATTTAAAGTTAAGGAATAAAATAAATAAAGAAAAGGTCTTACAACTGCAATGTGATGAGAGCAGAAGCCAACATAAAAATAAAGCACTCGTTATTAAAAGGTTCCTTGTTATTATAGAAAATGCGCTAAAAGAACCTAAAAAACGCAAACGAACAAAACCAAGTAGATCTTCTATTGAAAAACGTTTACACAGTAAAAAGAAAGCTGCGGAGAAAAAAGCAAATCGGAATAAAATCAATTGGTAA